One region of Roseiconus lacunae genomic DNA includes:
- a CDS encoding DUF4272 domain-containing protein: protein MPVQVFAYCTDRDANWPEFPHQSGTRRDLSTAGFDQHLIEMVGQIFEKSGGEISQSVYGVCRHLQRTNVILSFEIEAEYLEAIAPWAWECNAILFLPDGNIRDPNGAVLVERESLQPDPQAQLPFPVEARSRKVQTELELRNRGIDTPESLPPVIGECEVHMRPADEVAWRALALFVVAVRAESLATGEAIPLDALRAKQPLAFQAMTPWEEAFLANETPGEDDVSAAGWRYESLATLQWALGLSASLPFPDEICDVPAAAKLMMSVDARDFVAEAKLRPVEQILDALDLNYRLLWATRQAMINNVDPPGGIEGGVVAERQHSLNWLTCFENADWDDVDTPS from the coding sequence ATGCCCGTTCAAGTTTTTGCCTACTGCACCGATCGCGACGCGAATTGGCCCGAATTCCCACATCAGTCGGGAACCCGTCGGGATTTAAGTACGGCGGGATTCGATCAGCACTTGATCGAAATGGTGGGGCAGATCTTTGAAAAATCCGGTGGCGAAATCAGTCAATCGGTGTACGGAGTCTGCCGTCATCTACAGCGAACCAACGTGATCCTATCGTTTGAGATCGAAGCGGAGTATCTCGAGGCGATCGCACCATGGGCGTGGGAATGCAATGCGATCCTGTTTTTGCCCGATGGCAACATTCGTGATCCCAATGGCGCCGTGTTGGTTGAACGAGAGTCTTTGCAACCAGACCCACAAGCTCAGTTGCCGTTTCCGGTCGAGGCTCGCTCACGCAAGGTGCAAACAGAACTAGAACTTCGTAACCGGGGGATCGATACGCCGGAATCGCTTCCGCCAGTGATTGGTGAATGCGAAGTCCACATGCGGCCGGCCGACGAAGTCGCCTGGCGGGCGTTGGCACTGTTTGTCGTCGCCGTACGCGCCGAATCATTAGCGACCGGAGAAGCGATCCCGCTGGACGCTTTGCGTGCGAAGCAACCGCTGGCGTTTCAGGCAATGACGCCGTGGGAAGAAGCTTTTTTAGCTAACGAAACGCCCGGTGAAGATGATGTATCGGCAGCCGGATGGAGGTACGAATCACTAGCGACCCTTCAGTGGGCGTTGGGGCTTTCCGCTTCGTTGCCGTTCCCGGATGAAATCTGCGACGTTCCTGCGGCCGCCAAACTAATGATGTCGGTCGATGCGCGAGACTTTGTCGCCGAAGCAAAATTGCGACCTGTCGAGCAAATCCTTGATGCCCTCGATTTAAACTACCGTTTGCTTTGGGCCACACGCCAAGCGATGATCAACAACGTTGATCCTCCGGGCGGAATCGAGGGAGGAGTCGTCGCCGAACGTCAACATTCGCTAAACTGGTTGACGTGTTTTGAAAATGCGGACTGGGATGATGTCGACACACCGAGTTGA
- a CDS encoding purine-cytosine permease family protein, with translation MTASEIQSNVANMKSEQLPVPDDQLHGWTHFLGLYAGEHVAATEFVIGATFVALGATTQDILIGLLIGNILAILSWTLITAPIAVQTRLSLYTYLHKIAGDSVTNLYNWANVVIFTVISAAMITVSCSAVRLLFGIPAQLMWYPTNGLFVLIVVAVGMIVVLVAMYGFSAVAEFSSICGPWLVVMFSSGALVLFPALSDSVLGRTFLTGFDDFMAIGDASIWTGVNSAGEPGIGLFEVVGFAWAANTLTHFGLIDMAILRYAKHSMYGLCSSAGMLFGHYVAWIAAGIMGAGTAALMKSTIVELDPGDVAYRALGLSGYVIVIVAGWTTANANLYRAGLAAQAIFHQHPRRQVTLIVGVVTVAIACFPFVFSQMLPLLTYAGLLVVPVGGIVFAEHAIFPRLGLTRYWSRYQHERRSQQGIRSALNEGDRAVSIEKLRNVSPAVASWVAGLVFGFGLNALNVMSFFYLFLPTWAFTILLYTLMAKWAGAGADYRTEIARDEKLNEAIKAYQAKQSRQERPLAKDTSTFSRILKAVAWTSLAFTLTIALVVMFRSPNMVSYESNSQMFYTWGFVFTITYFVAAYWALRRGKTRHPQRKLP, from the coding sequence ATGACTGCCAGCGAAATCCAATCGAACGTCGCCAACATGAAGTCGGAACAACTTCCTGTTCCCGACGATCAGTTGCACGGCTGGACACACTTCCTTGGCCTCTACGCCGGCGAACATGTCGCCGCGACGGAGTTTGTCATTGGAGCCACTTTCGTCGCACTGGGAGCGACGACCCAAGACATCTTGATTGGGCTTTTGATTGGAAACATTTTGGCAATTCTGAGTTGGACGTTGATCACCGCCCCGATCGCCGTGCAAACGCGATTGAGCTTGTACACCTACTTGCACAAGATCGCCGGCGATTCGGTGACGAATCTCTACAATTGGGCGAACGTGGTGATCTTCACCGTCATCTCTGCGGCGATGATCACGGTTTCCTGTTCGGCGGTGCGGTTGTTGTTCGGCATTCCGGCTCAACTGATGTGGTACCCGACCAACGGTTTGTTCGTACTGATCGTCGTTGCGGTGGGCATGATCGTCGTACTGGTCGCGATGTATGGATTCAGCGCTGTCGCGGAATTTTCCAGCATTTGTGGTCCATGGTTGGTCGTGATGTTCAGCAGTGGCGCGTTAGTGTTATTTCCGGCGCTTTCCGATTCGGTTCTTGGCCGCACCTTCCTCACCGGCTTCGATGATTTTATGGCGATCGGTGATGCGTCAATCTGGACAGGAGTCAACAGTGCGGGCGAGCCGGGGATCGGACTATTCGAGGTGGTCGGTTTCGCCTGGGCGGCAAACACACTCACGCACTTCGGACTGATCGACATGGCGATTTTGCGATACGCCAAACATTCGATGTATGGGCTCTGCAGCAGCGCGGGCATGCTGTTTGGTCATTATGTCGCTTGGATTGCCGCCGGGATCATGGGCGCAGGAACGGCGGCGTTGATGAAGTCCACGATTGTGGAGTTGGACCCCGGCGATGTTGCCTATCGTGCGCTGGGCTTGTCCGGATACGTCATTGTCATCGTTGCCGGTTGGACAACGGCAAACGCGAACCTGTATCGAGCGGGCTTGGCTGCACAAGCCATCTTTCACCAACATCCGCGAAGACAGGTGACTCTCATCGTTGGTGTTGTGACGGTCGCGATCGCGTGCTTTCCCTTTGTGTTCAGTCAGATGCTACCGCTGCTGACGTACGCGGGGTTATTGGTTGTGCCGGTCGGTGGAATCGTCTTCGCGGAACATGCAATTTTTCCCCGTCTTGGTCTGACACGCTATTGGTCGCGATATCAGCACGAGCGTCGAAGTCAGCAAGGCATTCGGAGCGCATTGAACGAAGGGGACCGGGCTGTATCGATCGAAAAACTTCGGAACGTCTCGCCAGCCGTTGCATCGTGGGTTGCCGGACTGGTGTTTGGATTCGGTCTGAATGCCCTCAACGTGATGTCTTTCTTCTACCTCTTTTTGCCGACGTGGGCATTCACGATCCTCCTCTACACGTTGATGGCGAAGTGGGCAGGAGCCGGCGCCGACTACCGCACCGAAATTGCACGCGACGAAAAGCTGAATGAAGCGATCAAGGCCTATCAAGCCAAGCAGTCGCGACAAGAACGTCCCCTCGCAAAGGACACGTCAACGTTTTCGCGGATATTAAAAGCGGTCGCTTGGACTAGCCTCGCCTTTACGCTAACGATTGCGTTGGTCGTCATGTTCCGTAGTCCCAACATGGTCAGCTACGAGTCCAACTCGCAAATGTTTTATACGTGGGGCTTTGTCTTCACGATCACCTACTTTGTTGCGGCATACTGGGCGTTACGACGCGGTAAGACACGACACCCTCAGCGGAAGCTGCCATGA
- the rplT gene encoding 50S ribosomal protein L20: MRATGGAARRQSKKRLYKRAKGYRGGRGKLTRTVKETLLRSGAYAFRDRRVRKREFRRLWITRLNAACRQHDLRYSEFIFGLKKAGIEMDRKTLSEMAIHDADGFKAVVDKVKEALAA; this comes from the coding sequence ATGCGTGCAACTGGTGGAGCCGCGCGGCGGCAATCGAAAAAGCGTCTATACAAGCGAGCCAAGGGTTATCGCGGTGGACGCGGAAAACTGACGCGAACTGTCAAAGAAACCCTGCTGCGAAGCGGCGCGTACGCCTTCCGTGACCGCCGGGTCCGCAAACGTGAGTTTCGTCGTCTCTGGATTACTCGTTTGAATGCCGCGTGCCGCCAGCACGATTTGCGTTACAGCGAATTCATCTTTGGCTTGAAGAAAGCTGGTATCGAGATGGACCGTAAAACGCTTTCGGAAATGGCAATTCACGATGCCGATGGCTTCAAGGCCGTCGTTGACAAGGTGAAGGAAGCACTCGCTGCTTAA
- the pheS gene encoding phenylalanine--tRNA ligase subunit alpha, protein MSLKDFLSALDALQAEAIDTLKAASDADAFEAARVKYVGQKKGALKDIQKQMGSVAPEDKKSAGMKLNEVKKAIEAAVEQAQSRLLGGDEQSGDPTFDPTLPGIRPRLGHIHPITQTINHLMEIMGRMGFEAAEGPEVEDPHHNFVALNIPEDHPARDPLDNFYLATAAAGAERQNVEGTRLLRSQTSTVQIRVMEQNQAPIRVISLGRVYRPDAPDATHFPMFHQMEGLYVDTNVTMANLKTVLRIFATNYLGGDVEIRFRPSFFPFTEPSVEVDFYWDGKWIEFGGAGMVDPNVFRAVGYDPQKVSGFAFGLGVERLCMRRHDIKDIRDLYSGDMRFLSQF, encoded by the coding sequence ATGTCTCTGAAAGACTTTCTATCGGCACTCGACGCTTTGCAGGCCGAGGCGATTGATACCCTGAAAGCCGCCTCTGACGCAGACGCGTTTGAAGCCGCACGGGTCAAGTACGTCGGTCAAAAGAAAGGCGCCCTCAAAGACATTCAAAAGCAGATGGGAAGCGTCGCCCCGGAGGACAAAAAGTCTGCCGGGATGAAGCTGAACGAAGTCAAAAAGGCGATCGAAGCCGCCGTCGAACAGGCCCAGTCAAGACTTCTTGGCGGCGACGAGCAATCGGGTGATCCGACGTTCGATCCCACACTGCCCGGGATTCGCCCGCGATTGGGACACATTCATCCGATCACCCAAACCATCAACCACTTGATGGAGATCATGGGGCGGATGGGATTTGAAGCGGCGGAAGGCCCTGAGGTTGAGGACCCACACCACAACTTTGTCGCGCTCAACATTCCCGAAGATCACCCCGCCCGTGATCCATTGGATAATTTTTACCTTGCCACCGCGGCCGCTGGCGCCGAACGCCAAAACGTTGAAGGCACGCGTTTGCTGCGAAGCCAAACCAGCACCGTGCAGATTCGCGTGATGGAGCAAAACCAAGCTCCCATTCGAGTGATTTCCTTGGGACGAGTTTATCGACCCGACGCTCCCGATGCGACGCACTTCCCGATGTTTCATCAGATGGAAGGCCTCTACGTTGACACCAACGTGACGATGGCCAATCTGAAAACGGTGCTGCGAATCTTCGCGACAAACTACCTCGGCGGCGACGTCGAAATCCGCTTCCGACCGTCGTTCTTTCCGTTCACCGAGCCGAGTGTCGAAGTCGACTTCTACTGGGATGGGAAGTGGATTGAGTTCGGTGGTGCCGGAATGGTCGACCCGAACGTCTTTCGGGCAGTGGGCTATGACCCACAAAAGGTTTCTGGATTTGCGTTCGGCCTGGGCGTCGAGCGGCTTTGCATGCGACGCCACGACATCAAAGACATCCGCGATCTGTACAGCGGCGACATGCGATTTTTATCGCAGTTCTAA
- the rpmI gene encoding 50S ribosomal protein L35, which yields MGTKIKTHKGTKKRFRLTATGKAMHRQSGTSHLANGLSKKRRRNLRGTTAVDPCMEKTIHAALNGNSY from the coding sequence ATGGGAACGAAGATCAAGACCCATAAGGGTACCAAAAAGCGATTTCGCCTGACCGCTACCGGCAAAGCGATGCACCGTCAAAGCGGCACTAGCCACTTGGCGAACGGCTTGTCGAAGAAGCGTCGACGAAATCTGCGTGGAACGACTGCGGTTGATCCTTGCATGGAAAAAACCATCCACGCGGCGTTGAATGGCAACAGCTACTGA
- the pheT gene encoding phenylalanine--tRNA ligase subunit beta translates to MLVSWNWLSRYVDLSMDRIELENKLSLSGLNHEGTDSWKDNPALVEGDYCIDLEVTSNRGDCLGHIGVAREIAVLFDLDLNVPQPTLSPSSTDVQSLLAVDNQYVEACPRYTARIIQGVKVGPSPDWLVEALRSVFWRRNKDQSVEVPQSVNNIVDATNYVMMECGQPLHAFDYSKLAGQKVVVRPAKPKEVLTAIDHRQYELDESACVIADASRACAVAGVMGGADSEVTATTTDLVIEAAIFTPLSVRRTARALKLHSPSSYRFERRVDPVGVDWASRRVCELIVDIAGGTVADGIIDTAPDVQPNPPVVLRLSEIERILGIKVSADETTRILNALGCQSTVKVTSDEGQFVPPSWRHDLSREADLIEEVARVHGYDKIPEDSPIPVAPSSKRPFDVAAEKIRHVLTAAGYSEAMTPSVTRQALDQSLSPWTDRPALVTQTAMLKGAKTIRRSLLPSLLEARANNWASASIEANLFEMAHVYLPAESPEGLPDEHYSVGLVSGEDFFVVKGAVETLCQTMGIGSELNVTPSPLNGFVEGQVVELTLGEDRLGFLGVVDPKTLKQWKLPGNVVTAELSMSTLMDHARLVPQQQSVSMYPSVERDLNFVMKESVRWNELETIARTAVGSQLKAVTYRETYRDPDRDGKDMKRILMTVQLQKDDATLSGEEADALVQAVIGKCKTELGAELLG, encoded by the coding sequence ATGTTGGTTTCTTGGAACTGGCTAAGTCGCTATGTCGATCTGTCGATGGATCGGATCGAATTAGAAAACAAACTTAGCCTTAGCGGACTTAATCACGAGGGCACCGACTCATGGAAAGACAATCCGGCGCTTGTCGAGGGTGACTACTGCATCGACCTGGAGGTCACAAGCAATCGAGGCGATTGTCTGGGCCACATCGGCGTCGCTCGTGAAATCGCGGTGTTGTTTGATCTTGACCTAAACGTCCCGCAACCGACGCTGTCGCCTTCCTCAACGGACGTTCAATCGCTACTGGCAGTTGACAACCAATACGTCGAGGCGTGTCCGCGGTACACCGCTCGGATCATTCAAGGTGTCAAAGTCGGGCCGAGTCCTGACTGGTTGGTCGAAGCCCTGCGGTCGGTTTTCTGGCGGCGAAACAAAGACCAGTCGGTGGAGGTTCCCCAGAGCGTCAACAACATCGTTGATGCGACCAACTATGTGATGATGGAATGTGGGCAGCCTTTGCACGCGTTTGACTATTCGAAGTTGGCCGGTCAAAAGGTTGTCGTTCGTCCTGCGAAGCCCAAGGAAGTGTTAACTGCGATCGACCATCGCCAGTACGAACTGGACGAGTCCGCTTGTGTGATCGCCGATGCGAGCCGGGCCTGCGCGGTTGCAGGAGTCATGGGGGGAGCCGATTCGGAAGTCACCGCGACGACCACCGATTTGGTGATCGAGGCAGCAATCTTCACACCGCTATCGGTCCGGCGAACCGCCCGTGCGTTGAAGCTTCATAGTCCTTCGTCGTATCGATTCGAACGCCGTGTCGATCCCGTCGGTGTCGACTGGGCGAGTCGGCGTGTTTGTGAGTTAATCGTTGACATCGCCGGTGGAACCGTTGCCGATGGCATCATTGATACCGCTCCAGACGTTCAGCCCAATCCGCCGGTTGTTCTCCGGTTATCAGAGATCGAGCGGATTCTAGGGATCAAGGTTTCCGCCGACGAAACGACTCGGATCCTAAACGCACTTGGTTGCCAATCAACGGTCAAGGTGACCAGTGACGAAGGCCAGTTCGTTCCTCCGTCGTGGCGTCATGACTTGTCACGCGAAGCCGACTTGATCGAGGAAGTCGCACGCGTACACGGGTACGACAAAATCCCCGAAGATAGCCCGATTCCGGTTGCCCCGAGTAGCAAGCGACCGTTTGACGTTGCCGCCGAAAAAATTCGCCATGTACTGACAGCGGCCGGTTACAGCGAAGCGATGACCCCTAGCGTGACGCGGCAGGCACTCGACCAATCGCTGTCGCCGTGGACCGATCGCCCCGCCTTGGTCACCCAAACGGCGATGCTCAAAGGTGCCAAAACGATCCGCCGATCACTGCTGCCGAGTTTGCTCGAAGCCCGGGCGAACAATTGGGCGTCTGCGTCGATCGAGGCAAACTTGTTCGAAATGGCACACGTCTACTTGCCAGCCGAATCGCCCGAAGGTTTGCCCGACGAACACTACAGCGTCGGCCTCGTTTCCGGTGAAGATTTCTTCGTGGTCAAAGGTGCGGTCGAAACGCTCTGCCAAACCATGGGCATTGGGAGCGAACTGAACGTCACTCCCAGCCCACTGAATGGTTTCGTCGAAGGACAAGTCGTCGAGCTAACGCTTGGCGAAGATCGTTTAGGTTTTTTGGGCGTGGTCGATCCGAAAACGCTCAAACAATGGAAACTACCAGGAAACGTCGTGACCGCCGAATTATCGATGTCGACGTTGATGGACCATGCTCGATTGGTTCCGCAGCAACAGTCGGTCAGCATGTATCCAAGTGTCGAGCGGGATTTGAACTTCGTCATGAAGGAGTCCGTCCGCTGGAACGAGTTGGAAACGATCGCACGCACCGCCGTCGGAAGCCAACTGAAAGCGGTGACATATCGTGAAACGTACCGGGATCCCGATCGAGACGGAAAAGACATGAAGCGAATCCTGATGACCGTGCAGCTACAAAAAGACGATGCGACACTTAGCGGTGAAGAAGCCGATGCGCTCGTGCAAGCGGTGATCGGTAAATGTAAAACGGAACTCGGCGCGGAACTGTTGGGTTAA